CGGCCCCCGGAGCTGCCCGCCGCGAACGAACTGATCGGACTGCTGATCAACACGCTGCCGGTGCGGGTGCGGCTGGCCGCCGACGAACCGCTCGCCGAGTTCTTGCGGCGGCTTCAGCGGGAGCAGGCGGAGCTGTTCGAGCATCAGTACCTCGACCTCGCCGAGCTCCACCGGCTCGCCGGACACGGCGAGCTGTTCGACACCGCCACCGTCGTGGAGAACTACGCTGGCGCCCAGGAACTCCGCGACAGCGACGCCTTCTACGCCGGAGTCGGCGGGCGGGAGTCGACCCACTACCCGCTCGACCTGACCGTCCGTCCCGGCGCCGAACTCGGCGTCCGGCTGGCTTACCGGCCCGATGTGATCAGCGCGGCGACGGCGACCGAGCTGGCCTCGCGCTTCCGTCAGGCCCTGCTGACGGTAGCGGCCGAACCCGATCGGATCCTCCGGCCCACCCCGACCGTCGCCGAGTGGTTCAGTCAGATCGCCGCACGCCACGCGGACCGCCCCGCGGTCTCTGACGCGCGGGTCTCCTACACCTACGCGGAGCTCGACGCGGCGGCCAACCGGCTCGCACACTTGCTGATCGCCCGCGGCGCGGGCCCGGAGCGCACCGTCGCCGTCGCGGTGCCGCGCGGAGCCGACCACCCGCTGGCGATTCTGGCAGTGCTCAAGGCCGGAGCGGCGGTGCTGCCGGTGGACACCGGATACCCGGCCGAGCGGATCCGGTTCATGCTCGCCGACTCCCAGCCGGTACTGACCCTCGCGCACCAGGAACTGGACACTCCGCACCTCAACCTTGCCGAGCCTCCGACCGCCCAGGCCCTTGCCGCGCAGCCGGACACGCCGCCGAGCGTCGAGCCGCGGCCGCTGAACTCGGCGTTCGTGCTCTACACCTCGGGTTCGACCGGCACGCCGAAGGCCGTGTCCGTCCCGCACGCCGCGGTCGCGAGCATGGCTGCCGCGCAGATCGACGGGTTCGCCGTCGATGCCAGCTCCACCGTCTCCCAGTTGTCGTCGCCGAGCTTCGACGCGGCGATCTCCGAACTGTGCACCGCGTTGCTGTCCGGCGCGCATCTGCTGCTGCCGGCTCCGGACGTCATCCTGGAAGGCCCTTCGCTGGCCGAGTGGATCACCGAGCACGAGGTCACGCACGTGCAGCTCGCTCCCGCGGTGCTGGCGACCGTCCCGGCGGGGAGCCTGCCGCGAGTGCGCACCCTGGTGGTCGGGGGCGAAGCCTGCCCGGGCACGCTGATCGAGACGTGGGCGCGCGGCCGCGCGATGGTGAACACCTACGGCCCGGCCGAAGCCGCCGACACCGTCACACTGTGGCCCTGCTCCCCCGGTTCGGGCCACGCCGTCGCACCGATCGGCCGCCCCATTCCGGACACCGAAGTGTTCCTGCTGGACTCGCGACTGTCCCCGGTCGGCTCCGGAGAAGTCGGCGAGGTCTACGTCGCCGGGCCGGGTCTCACCCGGGGTTATCCGGGCCGGCCCGGGCTGACCGCGCAGCGGTTCACCGCCTGCCCGTTCGGCCCGCCCGGCGCGCGGATGTACCGCACCGGCGACCTGGGCCGCTGGGATTCCGGCGGCCTCCTGCACTACGAGGGACGCGTTGACGACCAGGTCAAGGTCAACGGGATCCGGATCGAACCGGGCGAGGTCGAGGCAGCCTTGACCGACCACCCGGACGTCGCGCAAGCGGTGGTCGCGCCGGCCAATGGGCGACTGATCGGCTACCTCGTGCCCGCGCTCGGCGCCGCGGTGGATCCGGCGGCCGTGCGGGCCGGGCTCGCGGCGCGGCTGCCGGTCCACCTCGTGCCGTCCGCGCTGCTGGTGATGGCGCAGATCCCCCGCACCGCCAACGGCAAAATCGACCGTGCGGCACTGCCAAGACCGACCGTCCCCCAGCAATCCGCTGCCTTGGCCGGCCGGGCTTCGCGCACGCCGCACGAGCGGATGCTCTGCGAGGTCTTCGCCGACACCCTCGACCGGCCGACCGTGGGCGTCGACGACGATTTTCTCGCCCTGGGCGGTCATTCGCTGCTCGCGATGAGGGCGGTCTCGCGGATCCGCGACCTGCTCGGGGTCGAGCTCACGGTGCGCGAGCTGTTCGATCATCCGACAGCGGCCGGGCTCGCCGCACGGGTGGAACAGGCCCGGCCCGCCGTGGCCGCACCGCTGGAGCGCCGGTCGCTTCCGGAACGGGTACCGTTGTCGCACAGTCAGTTCCGGTTCTGGGCTCGGGACCAGCTGCACGGCCCGGCGGCTGCCACGGTGCTACCGCTCGCCCTGCGGCTGCCGGAGCTGGACGAGCCCGCGATGACCGCCGCACTGGCCGACCTGGTGGCGCGGCACGAATCGTTGCGGACGGTCTACGAGGTGCACGAAGGCCAGCCGTATCAACGCATCTTGGCCCCTTCGCCGCCTTGCCTGCGGCGGCTGACCGCGACCGCGGCGGACCTGGATCGGGTGCTTTCGGACGCGGCGGCCGAACCGTTCGACCTCACGCGGGAGCCGCCGCTGCACGTCTCCTTGGTCACCGGCGCGGCACCGGTCCTGCTGCTGGTGCTTCCGCACGTCGCCGCGGACGGCTGGTCGCTGGACGTGCTGTCCCGCGACTTCCGGCAGGCGTATGCCGCTCGACGGGCCGGGGGGCCGCCGACATGGCCAGTGCTTCCGGTCCGTTATGCCGATTACGCGGTGTGGCAGGACGAACTGCCAGCCGACGATCAGCTCGCGCACTGGCGGTCGGTGCTCGCCGGACTGCCTCCGGAAATCCCGCTGCCCGCGGACCGGCCGCGACCGCCAGTCCGGACCGGTCGGGGCGGCACGGTGCTCGGCCGATTCGACGCCGGACTGCGCGAGGGCCTGACCGCCGTGGCCCGGGAGTGCGGGGCGAGCCTGTTCATGGTGTTGCACGCCGGTCTGGCGGCCCTCCTCACCGGCCTCAGCGGTGCCACCGACCTGCCGCTGGGCACCCCGATCGCCGGCCGGCCGCGCCCCGAGCTGGACGATCTCGTCGGGTGTTTCGCCGACTGCCTGGTGCTGCGCACGGACACCTCCGGCGACCCGTCGTTCCGGGACTTGGTGGCACGGGTGCGCGAGGTGGACCTGACCGCGTACGCCAACCAGGACGTGCCGTTCGACCGGCTCGTGGCGGAGCTGGCGGCGCGGACCCCGGACCGGCATCCGTTGTTCCAGGTCCAGCTGGCCCTCCAGGACCTGCCGGTCGGCGCGAACCGGGGTGACGAACTTCCGGTCGCGATCGGCACCGACTCCCACGACCACGACCTGTACCTGGAGTTCCAGCAGGCCCGGGCGAACGAACTGGACGCTTACCTGCACTACTCCAGCGACCTGTTCGACCGCGCCACCGCCGCCGGACTGCTCGACCAGCTTCGGGCGCTGCTCGCCGCCGCTGTCGACGCTCCCGACGCGCCGCTGTCCCGGCTGGGGTTGTCGTGACGCACCTCTGCATGGTGAATCTGCCGTCGCACGGCCATGTGCTGCCGAGCCTGGAGGTGATCCGGGAACTCGTCGGCCGCGGACACCGGGTGAGCTATGCCAATGATCCCGCGTTCGCCGACGTGATCACGGCGGCCGGCGCGGACTTCGTGCCGTACCGGTCCACGCTGCTGTCCTATCTGGACGGCCGGACGGACTGGCCGTCCGACGAGATCGCGCACCGGGACCTGTTCCTCGACGACGCGATCGCGATGATCCCGCAGCTGCGGACGGCATTCGGCCGGGACCGGCCGGACCTGGTCCTCTACGACCAGGGCGTGGGCGCGGTGCGGGTGCTGGCCGAGCACTGGCGGGTGCCGCACGTGATGTTCTCGCCGAACTCCGTCCCGGACCGCGGCGACGACGAACTCCTGCGCGAATTCGAACAACGACGGCGTTCTCCGCGCTTCTCCGTCCACTACGAACGGTGGGCGGAATGGCTGCGCGACAACGGAATCCCGTCCGGATACCTGGGCCGCCCGGCCCGAGAGCTGGCCCTGATCCCCCGGGTGCTGCAGCCGAACCCCGACCGGGTGGACGCCCGGCGGACCACCTTCGTCGGCCCCTGCTTCGGTTCCCGTTCGACGGCACCCGCGTGGCAGGCGCCTGCCGGGGCTGAGCGAGTGCTGCTCGTGTCGCTGGGATCCACGTTCACCAGTCAGCCGGGGTTCTACCGCGAATGCGTCACGGCGTTCGGCGATCTGCCGGGCTGGCACGTGGTGCTCCAGGTCGGCAAACACGTCGATCCGGCCGCGCTCGGCGAACTGCCCGGCACCGTCGAGGTACGGGACTGGGTGCCGCAGATGGCGGTGCTGGAGAAGGCCGCCGCGTTCGTCACCCACGGCGGGATGGGCGGCTGCGTGGAGGCGCTGTTCCACGGGGTGCCGATGATCGCCGTCCCGCAGGACCCGCACACCGACCAGCCGGACAACGCCGACGCGCTGGTCCGGCTCGGCGTCGGCCGCAGGATCGACCCGGGCGACGCGACTGCGGCCGTGCTGCGGCAGAACTTGCTGGAGCTGGTGGGAGCGCCGGAAGTGCCCGCTCGGCTGGCGCAGGTCCGCCGGGAGCTGATGGCGGAAGGCGGGACCGGGCGGGCTGCCGACCTGATCGAGGCGGAGCTGTCGGGGGTCCGCGGAGGTTCGGCTTCAGCTGCGCCATGACTGCCACAACGCGGCGTAAGTTCCCCGCGCGGCAAGGAGGTCGTAGTGGCTGCCGAGTTCGGTGAGCCTGCCGTGCTCCAGCACCGCGACGCGGTCGGCGTCGTAGGCGGTGTGCAGCCGGTGCGCGATAGCGATGACCGTCCGGCCGTGCAGGACCGCGGCGAGGGCGCGTTCGACCCGCCGTGCCGCGTTCGGGTCGAGCATCGCGGTGGTCTCGTCGAGGACCACCGTGTGCGGGTCGGCCAGCAGGACCCGGGCGAGCGCGATCTGCTGTGCCTGAGCGGGATCGAGCGAGCTGTCGCCGCGTGCCGGATCGCCCAGTTCGGTGTCGAGGCCGTCCGGCAAGGCCGGCGCCCAGGTGGCGCCGACCGCATCCAGCGCCCAGGCGAGCCGCTCGTCGGGGGCTGCGGGCGCCGCCATCGCCAGGTTGTCCCGGAGGGTGCCGACGAATATGTGGTGTTCCTGGGTGACCAGCAGCGCCCGGCCGGGGGCGAGCCGGTGCGCCTCGGCGCCTCCCACGGTGACGCTGCCCGCCCTCGGAGCGTCCATCCCGGCCAGCAAGCGGCCCAGAGTGGACTTGCCCGCGCCGGACGGGCCGACGATGGCCAGCCGTTCGCCGGGGTGCACCGTCAGGTCCAGGTCGTGGAGGACGTCGGCGGTGCCGTGGTAGGCGTAGCACAGGCCCTTGACCTCGATCCGGTTGTCGACCGGGACGGCGGCGGCCGGTTCGTCGCCGGCCGCGGCTTCGGCGACGCCCTTGATCCTGGCGAGGGACGCTCCGCTGCTTTGCAGTTGCTCCAACCAGAACAGCACGTGGTCCAGCGGGTCCACGAGCTGCCACAGGTACAGTCCGGCCGCGATCACCGCGCCGAGGCTGAGCAGCCCGGCCCGGTGCGCGCCGCCGCCCGCGACGAGGATCACCGCAACCGGGATCGAGTGGGCGAACACTGTTCCCGGGATGAAGACCGTTCGCAGCGACAGCGTCCGCATCCTCGCGGCGTACGAGGAATCGATCGCGCGTTCGGTAGCGTCGATCCGCTGCTGCTGCAGGCCGAACACCTCGACGGCGCGGGCGCCCTCGGCGGTCGCGGCCACGGCGTCCGCGAGCGCCGAGTTCGCCTCTCCCTCGGCGAGGTAGGCCGTGCGGGACCGGTTGAGGTACCAGCGCGTCACGCACCACATCAGCGGAAGACCCGCCAGCGCGCACAGGCCGAGCAGCGGATGCAACGCGAAAACGGCGCCGAGGATGAACACAGCCTGCACCACCGAGACGAACAAGTCCGGGATCGCGTCGCGCAGCGTGCCGCCGACTTGCGCGACGTCGCTGGAGCCTCGGGTGACCAGGTCGCCGACCCCGGCGCGTTCCACCACCGGCACCGGCAGGGCGAGCGTGTCGTCCACGAACCGCTCGCGCAGACTGGCCAGCGACCGCTCCCCGAACCGGAACGCCGCGTACCGCGCGAACCGGGTGACCAGCAGCTGTGCCACCGCGAAGGCCACCATCGCCACCGCCAAGAGGTCCACCGCGGACCCGGTGGCGCCCGCGCTCACCCGGTCGACGATCTCGCCGACCAGCCACGGGGCAGCCAGCCCGAGCACTGCCGCCGCGCAGTTCAGGACGACGATCACGGTCACGGCGCCCGGGTCGGCGCGCAGAAGCCGCAGGCTCTCGCGACGCACCGCGCGGCTGTCCGCCACCGGCAGCGACCCGCCGCTCATCCCATGCCTCCGCGGGCGACCAGCGCGCGGTACGCCGGCACGCGACCAACCAAGTCCGAATGCGAACCCGCCGCGACCACACGCCCGTCCGCCAGGAAGGCGACCCGATCCGCCTTCGTCAGCAAGAGCGGCGAAGTGCTCACCACCACCGTGCTCCGCCCCCTCCTCGCGGCCCGCAGCCGCTCGGCGATCAGCGACTCGGTATGCGCATCCACCGCCGCCGCGGGGTCGACCAGCAGCAAGACGTCCGCGTCCGCGAGAACTGCCCGGGCCAGCCGCAGCCGTTGCCGCTGGCCGCCGGACAGGCTCCAGCCCTTGGCGTCCACTGTGGAGGAAAGACCGTCCGGCAGCGCGGCCGCCACGTCTTCCGCCGCCGCGATCCGCAGCGCCGCGGTGATCGCGTCGTCGTCGCGGCTCGTGGCCAGGGTTTCGCGCAGCGGGCCAGCGAACAGATACCCGTCGACATCGCTCAGCACGACCCGGCGGCGGACCTCGGCCAGTGCGACCGCACCGAGGGGGACATCGCCCCACCGAACGTCCGCGTCGGTGAGCCGGGCGAGTCGTTCGAGGACCGTGACAGCTTCGGCCGTCGCCGAGGTCGCGAGCACCAGCAACTCCCCCGCGCGCACCTCGAGCCCGGAGGCGCGGTCGGCCATCGACGCCGGTCCCGGCGGTCCCGAACGCGCGTCGGGACGGTCGGTGACCTGGGGGCGCAGCAGCAGAATCCGCACCACTCGCCGCGCCGCCACCAGACCCAGGCTGAGGTCGCCCGCGCCCTCGATGAAGGAGGACACCGGCACCACGAGCACGGCGACGTAGCCGTAGACGGCGACCAGCTCGCCGACCGTGATCTCCCCGGCGGCCGCCATCCGGGCCGCGATCCAGGTCACCGCGCCGAGGAACAGCGCGGGCAGGCCGACGCCGAGCGCCTGGATCCAGCTGATCACCGCGCCGATCCGGTTGCCCTCGGTGCGCAGCGCTTGCGAAGCACGGCGGTAGCCGCCCGCGAACCGGTCCTTTCCGCCGATCCCGCACAGGACCCGCAGTCCTCCGGCGATGTCGGCGGCCCGGGTCGTCAGCGCGGCTTCCTGCCGCCGGTACTCGGTCTCCACGTGCTGGAGCCGTCTCAGCAGCGGTCCGGTGAGCACCACGAGCAGCGGCACCCCGAGCAAGACCACGAGCG
This sequence is a window from Amycolatopsis benzoatilytica AK 16/65. Protein-coding genes within it:
- a CDS encoding macrolide family glycosyltransferase produces the protein MTHLCMVNLPSHGHVLPSLEVIRELVGRGHRVSYANDPAFADVITAAGADFVPYRSTLLSYLDGRTDWPSDEIAHRDLFLDDAIAMIPQLRTAFGRDRPDLVLYDQGVGAVRVLAEHWRVPHVMFSPNSVPDRGDDELLREFEQRRRSPRFSVHYERWAEWLRDNGIPSGYLGRPARELALIPRVLQPNPDRVDARRTTFVGPCFGSRSTAPAWQAPAGAERVLLVSLGSTFTSQPGFYRECVTAFGDLPGWHVVLQVGKHVDPAALGELPGTVEVRDWVPQMAVLEKAAAFVTHGGMGGCVEALFHGVPMIAVPQDPHTDQPDNADALVRLGVGRRIDPGDATAAVLRQNLLELVGAPEVPARLAQVRRELMAEGGTGRAADLIEAELSGVRGGSASAAP
- a CDS encoding ABC transporter ATP-binding protein; the encoded protein is MSGGSLPVADSRAVRRESLRLLRADPGAVTVIVVLNCAAAVLGLAAPWLVGEIVDRVSAGATGSAVDLLAVAMVAFAVAQLLVTRFARYAAFRFGERSLASLRERFVDDTLALPVPVVERAGVGDLVTRGSSDVAQVGGTLRDAIPDLFVSVVQAVFILGAVFALHPLLGLCALAGLPLMWCVTRWYLNRSRTAYLAEGEANSALADAVAATAEGARAVEVFGLQQQRIDATERAIDSSYAARMRTLSLRTVFIPGTVFAHSIPVAVILVAGGGAHRAGLLSLGAVIAAGLYLWQLVDPLDHVLFWLEQLQSSGASLARIKGVAEAAAGDEPAAAVPVDNRIEVKGLCYAYHGTADVLHDLDLTVHPGERLAIVGPSGAGKSTLGRLLAGMDAPRAGSVTVGGAEAHRLAPGRALLVTQEHHIFVGTLRDNLAMAAPAAPDERLAWALDAVGATWAPALPDGLDTELGDPARGDSSLDPAQAQQIALARVLLADPHTVVLDETTAMLDPNAARRVERALAAVLHGRTVIAIAHRLHTAYDADRVAVLEHGRLTELGSHYDLLAARGTYAALWQSWRS
- a CDS encoding ABC transporter transmembrane domain-containing protein, whose product is MPEPDTRGPGGYLWWLVRRQPARVLCGGLVSAAWMGCLMLPPYFLSRAVDEGLRGGSMAALLGWAAAILGVGAINAALETVRHRTMTQVRMDASFRTVRALTRQAVDVGATLPRKVSAGEVVSISATDVMRISWALTVTGPGLGGVVAFAVVAVLLFSVSPTLALVVLLGVPLLVVLTGPLLRRLQHVETEYRRQEAALTTRAADIAGGLRVLCGIGGKDRFAGGYRRASQALRTEGNRIGAVISWIQALGVGLPALFLGAVTWIAARMAAAGEITVGELVAVYGYVAVLVVPVSSFIEGAGDLSLGLVAARRVVRILLLRPQVTDRPDARSGPPGPASMADRASGLEVRAGELLVLATSATAEAVTVLERLARLTDADVRWGDVPLGAVALAEVRRRVVLSDVDGYLFAGPLRETLATSRDDDAITAALRIAAAEDVAAALPDGLSSTVDAKGWSLSGGQRQRLRLARAVLADADVLLLVDPAAAVDAHTESLIAERLRAARRGRSTVVVSTSPLLLTKADRVAFLADGRVVAAGSHSDLVGRVPAYRALVARGGMG